One window of Candidatus Mycobacterium wuenschmannii genomic DNA carries:
- a CDS encoding phosphoketolase family protein, with protein MTTPAQILSDDERVGIDAYWRAANYVSVGQIYLLDNPLLREPLTAEHVKPRLLGHWGTTPGLNLLYAHLNRVIRNRDANVIFITGPGHGGPGLVANAYLEGTYSEIYTGVEETAEGLRKLFRQFSFPGGIPSHVAAQTPGSIHEGGELGYSLVHAYGAAFDNPDLVVACVVGDGEAETGPLAAGWHSNKFLDPISDGAVLPILHLNGYKIANPTVLARIPHGELESLLRGYGYHPITVAGDDPADVHQQLAAALDDAFDTISAIQHDARESGVTERPVWPMIVLRTPKGWTGPEQVDGKQVEGTWRAHQVPLPETRDNPTHRAQLEDWLRRYAPEELFDADGALRPELRALAPTGTRRMSANPHANGGLLLHDLDLPDFRDYAVPVAAPGTETHEATRVLGTYLRDVIARNGDRFRLMGPDETASNRLDAVYDSTDKAWQAQRLPTDENLSRSGRVMEILSEHLCQGWLEGYLLTGRHGLFNCYEAFVHIVDSMLNQHAKWLATSRELTWRQPIASLNYLLSSHVWRQDHNGATHQDPGFIDLVANKRAEITRVYLPPDGNTLLSVADHCLRSRDYVNVIVAGKQPALAYLDMDAAVAHCTRGLGIWQWASSATAEPDVVLGCAGDIPTLETLAAADILRRELPDLAVRVVNVVDLMRLQPDSEHPHGLPDNEFDALFGTHTPVIFAYHGYPWLIHRLTYGRANHDHVHVRGFKERGTTTTPFDMVMLNDLDRFHLVMDVIDRVDGLAVNAAVLRQQMADARLDARRYTREHGEDDPRISGWTWASDGPGVAQAN; from the coding sequence ATGACCACACCCGCGCAGATACTGTCCGATGACGAACGTGTCGGAATCGACGCGTATTGGCGCGCGGCCAACTATGTGTCGGTGGGACAGATCTACCTGCTCGACAACCCCTTGCTGCGGGAACCGCTGACCGCGGAGCATGTCAAACCCCGCCTGCTGGGGCACTGGGGCACCACCCCGGGGCTGAATCTGCTGTATGCACACCTGAACCGCGTCATCCGGAACCGCGACGCGAACGTCATTTTCATCACCGGTCCCGGCCACGGCGGCCCCGGTCTGGTTGCCAACGCGTACCTCGAAGGCACCTACAGCGAGATTTACACCGGCGTCGAAGAGACCGCCGAGGGCTTACGAAAACTGTTCCGACAGTTCTCTTTTCCCGGCGGAATTCCCAGCCATGTGGCGGCTCAGACCCCGGGCTCCATCCACGAGGGAGGCGAACTCGGATACTCGCTGGTGCACGCATACGGTGCGGCGTTCGACAACCCCGACCTAGTTGTCGCCTGCGTTGTCGGCGACGGTGAGGCGGAGACCGGCCCGCTCGCAGCGGGCTGGCACTCGAATAAGTTCCTCGACCCCATCAGCGACGGGGCGGTGCTGCCGATCCTGCACCTGAATGGTTACAAAATCGCGAACCCGACCGTGCTGGCCCGTATTCCGCACGGCGAACTCGAGTCGCTGCTCCGCGGCTACGGGTACCACCCGATCACAGTTGCCGGAGACGACCCCGCCGACGTCCACCAGCAACTCGCAGCCGCCCTCGACGACGCCTTCGACACGATCTCCGCGATACAGCACGATGCTCGCGAATCCGGCGTGACCGAGCGGCCGGTTTGGCCGATGATCGTGCTGCGCACGCCGAAAGGCTGGACCGGTCCGGAACAGGTCGACGGCAAACAGGTGGAGGGGACGTGGCGCGCCCACCAGGTGCCGCTGCCAGAAACACGGGACAACCCCACCCATCGCGCGCAACTTGAAGACTGGCTACGCCGCTACGCGCCGGAGGAGTTGTTCGACGCCGACGGTGCGTTGCGGCCTGAGCTGCGTGCGTTGGCACCGACCGGAACCCGCCGCATGAGTGCCAACCCGCACGCCAATGGTGGCCTGCTGCTGCACGATCTGGACCTGCCAGATTTCCGGGACTACGCGGTGCCCGTCGCCGCGCCCGGCACCGAAACCCACGAAGCAACCCGGGTGCTCGGGACGTATTTGCGTGACGTGATCGCCCGCAACGGCGATCGATTCCGCCTTATGGGACCCGACGAGACCGCGTCGAATCGGCTTGATGCGGTGTATGACTCGACCGACAAGGCCTGGCAGGCGCAGCGACTGCCGACCGACGAGAACCTGTCGCGGTCGGGCCGCGTGATGGAAATACTTTCCGAGCACCTCTGCCAGGGTTGGCTGGAAGGCTACCTACTCACCGGGCGGCACGGCTTATTCAACTGCTACGAGGCCTTTGTGCACATTGTCGACTCGATGCTCAACCAGCACGCTAAATGGCTGGCCACCAGCCGGGAGCTGACCTGGCGCCAACCCATCGCATCGCTCAATTATCTACTCAGTTCCCATGTTTGGCGCCAAGACCACAACGGCGCCACCCATCAGGACCCCGGGTTTATCGACCTGGTCGCGAACAAGCGCGCCGAGATCACGCGGGTCTACCTGCCGCCGGACGGGAACACGCTGTTGTCCGTCGCGGATCACTGCCTGCGCAGCCGCGACTACGTCAACGTCATCGTGGCCGGTAAACAACCCGCACTGGCCTACCTCGACATGGACGCGGCGGTCGCACACTGCACCCGAGGCCTGGGCATTTGGCAGTGGGCCAGCAGCGCGACCGCCGAACCCGACGTCGTTCTCGGCTGCGCCGGCGACATTCCAACACTGGAGACACTGGCCGCGGCCGACATCTTGCGTCGCGAATTACCCGATCTGGCTGTTCGCGTCGTCAACGTCGTGGACCTGATGCGGCTGCAGCCGGACTCAGAACACCCACATGGCTTACCGGACAACGAGTTCGACGCGCTGTTCGGCACTCACACGCCGGTCATCTTCGCCTACCACGGTTACCCGTGGCTGATCCACCGGTTGACCTACGGCCGAGCCAACCACGATCACGTGCACGTTCGGGGTTTCAAAGAGCGAGGCACCACGACGACGCCGTTCGACATGGTGATGCTGAACGATCTCGATCGCTTCCATTTGGTCATGGACGTCATCGACCGGGTGGACGGGTTGGCGGTCAATGCCGCGGTGCTACGCCAGCAGATGGCCGACGCTCGTCTTGATGCCCGCCGCTACACCCGTGAACACGGCGAAGACGATCCGCGGATCTCCGGCTGGACCTGGGCATCGGACGGGCCCGGGGTTGCTCAGGCCAATTGA